The DNA region ATGGGCGATCGATCTGCAACAGACGCAAATCGCGCTCTTCCACGACGCGAAGCACGGTGGATTCTTCAACACGGAGGCCACAGACGAGAAGCTGATCCTGCGCATGAAGAACGACACCGACAACGCGGAGCCGTCCGCAGGCTCGCTATCGGCGCTTAATCTGCAGCGCCTCGCCGCCATGCTCGACCACGAAGAATGGGGCGACATCGCGGAGGAAACGATCGCCTCGTTCACCAAGAACCTGACCCAGGCCCCATCCGCCGCACCGCTGATGGCCGTGGCTCTCGCCCATCAGATCGATGGGTTGCAAACCGTAGTCCTCGCCGCCGCCGATGGCGCCGATGCCATGGCCGCCGCCGTCCGCGACCAGTTCCTCCCGGGAACCACCACCATTCAAATCCCCGACGCCGAGGGTTCTTCGGCCCGCCGGTTTTTCACCACCCGCTCGGAGCGCTACGCCGCGATGCACTCGACCAACGGCACCGCCACCGCGTTCCTCTGCCGCGGCAAAACCTGCGAACCTCCAATCACCTGCACCGACGAGCTGAAAGCGAAGCTCGCACCTGCGACCTAGCGGGAACCCAATACGTCCCATGCGACTTATAGATCCGGTGAGTCCGATGACTCAGCCCGCAAACAAATCATCAAATAAAATTGAAATTTGATGCAAAACCCCTCACAATCACCACATGAGGATCACCATCGAGATCGATGAAACCACCTTGGAGCACTGCCAGGCCATCACCGGAGAAAGCAAAAAAAGCCCAGCCGTAGCCAAGGCCGTGGAGGAATTCGTGAAACGCAAGTTGGCCGCGGAATTCGGCTCCAAAATCATGGAGAGCCACTTCGATTACCCGGAAACCTCCGAGGAACTCTCAGCCCTGGACCGCTAAGCGCACCGCCGGATGAATGCCGACACTTCACTCGTCCTCGTCGATTCCTGTTGCTGGATCGAAGCGCTGCGCAAAGACGGCCGCATTGAAGTCAAGATGGCGGTCAAATACCTACTCGACGAGTACAAGGCCTTGCTTTGCGGTCCGGTCGAATACGAGGTGCTCAGCGGTGCACGCAAGAACGAACGCGATGAACTCCGCGCCTACTTCAACGTGCTGCCTTACCGCCCGTCCGACCACAAGATTTGGCGCAAAGCAGCTGAGTCTGCGTGGAAATTGCGCGATGCCGGAGTCAAAGCTCCACACAACGATGTGATCATTGCCACGATCGCGGCGGAGTTCGGATACCGGATCTTCAGCATCGACAAGCACTTCGAACTCATGGCCGGAGTGCTGGGGTTCTCTCTCTACGTGCCCGGATATGGCGGGTTGTATAATCCTGAATAGAACGAATAGCGGAGTCATCCGAATAGGCCCTATAGGACTGATAAGACCTATGAGGGTGGCCCCTCTTCGAATTCCGTAGACCTCCCCGAGGAACCAAAGCGTAAAGAGAGCTATGAGTTCTGATTCCCCCGACGTGACACCCAACCTTGATGGCGGTGACTTCGACAGCTCGACGCCTGAGTTGATCGCGGTCATCACCAAAGCGCGGGCGCTGACAAACCAATACAACCAGCATCCGGCGGATGACGCCGACGGTCGGCGCGCCATTCTCACCGAACTTCTCGGGCACCTTGGCGACTCCGCCTACATCGACGTTCCCTTCTACTGCGACTACGGCAAGAACATCTCGATCGGAGATCACGTCTACATCGGACTCAACTGCACGTTTGTCGACAACCACAAGATCACCATCGGCAACAACACGCTGATCGCGTCGGGCGTAGACATCGCCACCGCCACCCACCCGGTCTCCGCCAAGGAGCGCATCATCGACGACCCGGCCCGAACCAACAAATACCGCACGATGTCAGCACCCGTGACTATCGGCAACAACTGCTGGATCGGCGCCAACGCAACCATTGTCCCCGGCGTGACCATCGGGGACAACACCACCATCGGCGCCGGCAGCGTGGTCATCAAAGACATCCCCGCCAACTCCCTCGCCGCAGGCAATCCCTGCCGCGTGATCCGGGAGCTGGAGTGATACTGAAGGCGGAGCCACAGATGAGCGCAGATGGGCACAGATGATTAATGAGTTAGCGGCTGCGCCGGATGGGATTAATGGCCGGACTGGAGACCGGCGTTCCTTTGCTGCCGCAGGCACCCCAATTCAAAATCCGCGATAATCTGCGCCCATCTGCGGCTCCTAAAACCAAACCACCAACGGCTCCGCACCCCGCTCCCCCGCCGATTTCCCATTTCAAATTCCGCATTTTCCCATTTCCACCCGCCATCTGCGGTTCACCGTTGCGAGGGCGGCAATTCTCCGCCAACTTGCTGGTCTGTGCGGAAAGAACCCGCATCCCCGCCCACGAGCGGAGCATTTCACTCAGACCCATTGATTTGACCATGATCCCGAACGTCCTCGCCGAACGCTATGCCACCGAACCCATGAAGGCCATCTGGTCCGCCGAGGGGCGGATCGTTCTGGAGCGCGAGTTCTGGATCGCCGTGATGAAGGGCCAGCGCGACCTGGGTCTCGACATCCCGGAGGAAGCCATCGCCGCCTACGAAAGCGTCAAAGACCAGGTCGATGCCCAGTCCATCATGGACCGCGAGCGCATCACCCGCCACGACGTGAAGGCCCGCATCGAAGAGTTCTGCGATCTCGCCGGCCATGAGCAGATCCACAAAGGCATGACCTCGCGCGACCTGACCGAGAACGTGGAGCAGCTTCAGGTCTTCCGCTCACTCGGTGTGATCCACACCAAAGTCGTCGCCGCGCTGGCCCGCATGAAGAAGCACTCGGTGACATGGCGTGATTTGTTCATCACCGCACGCACGCACAACGTGGCAGCCCAGCCGACCACATTCGGCAAGCGCATTGCAATGTTCGGCGAAGACTTGCTCGTCGCTCTGGAGCAGCTCGACCACTTGATCGAAACCTACCCGGTGCGTGGTCTCAAAGGCGCGGTCGGCACCCAGCTCGACCAGCTTTCCCTCTTCGACAACGACGCTGAAAAAGTCGACCAACTCGAGCAGCGCGTGATGGAGCACCTCGGCATCAAGCGCCGCTGGACCAACGTCGGCCAGGTTTACCCACGCAGCCTCGACACCACCACCGTTTCGGTGCTGCTCGCACTCGCATCGGGTCCATCGTCGTTCGCCAAGACACTCCGATTGATGGCAGGTCACGAGACCGCCAGCGAAGGGTTTGCCAAAGGCCAGACCGGTTCGAGTGCAATGCCGCACAAGATGAACTCGCGTTCCTGTGAGCGCGTCAATGGCTTCCACACCATCCTCCAGGGCTACCTCTCGATGGGTGCCGCCCTCGCCGGCGACCAGTGGAACGAAGGCGACGTCTCCTGCTCGGTGGTGCGCCGCGTGATGCTTCCGGATGCATTCTTCGCCATCGATGGCTTGCTCGAAACCTTCATCACCATCCTCGACCAGATGGACGCGTACCCTGCCGTGATCGAGCGCGAAAACGCCTACTACCTGCCATTCCTCATGACCACCACCATCATGATGGAAGCGGTCAAGAATGGCGTCGGCCGCGAGACCGCTCACAAGGCAATCAAAGAGCACGCCGTGGGAACCGTCAACGACCTGCGCGTCGGTAAGATCACCAGCAACGACCTCCTCGACCGATTGGCTGGCGACGACCGCCTCGGCCTCAGCCGCGAACAACTCGACGCCATCCTCGCCGGTGGCCAGGACAAGATCGGCGCCGCCAAGGCTCAGCTCGACACCTTCGTCGCCACCGTCGACAAACTGGTCGCAGACAACCCGAACGCCGCCGCCTACGAGCCAGGCGCGATCCTGTAGTTTTTTGGACAGGATTCACATGATCAACATGATTTGATTCGTCGTCGCGAAGCGCTGGAGGATCGGCATTCCTGCCGACAGACCATCGCTAGGAGCGCAGCGCTTCAGAACTGATTCCCCGAAGGGGGAATGCAAACCAGCCCAGGGTGAACGGAGCTTCAGGCGACGTCACCCTGGGTTTTTCGTTAGAATACGGTCGGCCGAGCGTGTAGCGTCGCCAAGGGAAACCCCGATCCCGATGGCCGCATGTTACGCGACGCTGCATCTTAATCTGATACCATCTCGCCCATCACCCTCATGCACACCGAACGTCCGCTCATTGGCTACTGCACCAACATCCACCCGGGAGAATCGTGGGCGGACACCTTTGCCAACCTGCAAACCAAGGTCACAGCGGTGCGCGATGGAGTGCAGGCCCAGGCCGACGCTGCCTCCGCCTTTCCAGATCCCTACCCTATCGGATTGCGCCTCGGAGCCGATGCCACACGCGAGCTGATGGCAGACGCCGACAAACGCGCCGCCTTCCGCGATTGGTGCGAACGCGAGCGCATGTTGCTCTACACGGTCAACGGCTTCCCCTACGGACAGTTCCACGGAACGCGGATCAAAGAACAAGTCTACCAACCCGACTGGGCGGCGGACGAACGCGTGAGCTACACGTTGGATTTGTTCAAACTGCTCATCGAGCTGGCACCTGACGACTCACCTCAACTCACCGTCTCCACGGTCCCCGCATCGTTCAAGCCCCACATCAGCGGGCTCACCGATCCCGAGTCCCACATTCTGCGGATCCGCGAAAACCTCCAGCATTGTGCCAAAGAACTCGAGGCCATGAGTGAAGCCAGCGGCATCGATTTGGTTCTTGGGCTGGAACCGGAACCGCTAGGTCTCATCGAGAACGCGACCGAAGCCGTTGGATTCTTCGAACTACTCACCAGCGGACTCGACGCCGCCGACCGCGCACGCTTCCTGCGCCGCATCGGCATCACGTTCGACACCTGCCACGCCGCGATCGAATACGAAAACGCCGGAGAATCGCTCGACGCCTACCAGGCCGCCGGCATCCGCATTGCCAAAATCCACCTCAGCAATGCCATCGCCTTCGCCCCGGGCGACGAGGGCGCCATCGAGAGCATCAGCCGCTTCGTCGAACCGACCTACCTCCACCAGGTCATCGCCCGCAAGGAGGACGGCTCGTTGATCCGCAGCCTCGACCTACCCCACGCGCTGACCGACGAATCACTCGTCGCCGACGAATGGCGCGTCCATTACCACATTCCGCTCTACGCCGAGCCAGAACGCCCGCTCGGCAACACATTGGCAACCGTCCACGAAACCGCCGACTGGCTGCGCGCCAACCCGGGCGCCGTCCGCCATTTCGAGATGGAGACCTACACCTTCGATGTCATGCCCGAAGGCGTGCGCCCCGCCAGCGATATCGAAATGCTGGTCAACGAACACCTCTGGTGCGCCCGCGACTTCCTGCCAAGAGCCACCGGAGCATAGGATTCCTTTAGACAGGATTTACATGATGCACATGATTTTTCGCTAACGCGAATATCGGCCATCGCATGAGGAGCCGTTAGGCAAATCTTGTGAATCATGTAAATCCTGTCCAAATATTAACCCATGTCCCTTCTCCGCGACCTCGCCCACTCGTCCCGACTGCCGAACATTCCCACCGTGTGGTCGAACGTGATCACCGGCTATTTGTTCGGGATCGCCTTTTGCACCGCACAGACCGGCAGCCTGGCGCAGTTGTTGCCGCACTTCTCGTGGGGCATCATCGCATTGCTCCTCGCCACCGGCACCTTGCTCTACATCTGCGGCACGTTCATGAACGACGGCGTGGATGTCGAATGGGACAAACAACACCGACCCGAACGTGCCGTCCCGTCCGGCCGCATCCCCGCCGGCACCATGATCAACCTGGCGCTCGTCTTCGGCCTGGGCGCACTCGCCACCGCATTTCTGCTCGGCAAGTTTTCACTCATCCTGGCGGTAGCGATCATCGCTGCGATCCTGCTTTACACAGCCATCCACAAACGCACGGCGTGGGGAGCTGTGGCGATGGGGATCTGCCGCGCCTTGCTCTTCCCCATGGCGGCGCTCTGCGGCCACCGCTACCTCGGCGCCGAGATCAACCAGCTGATCCACGTTTCCATCGCCGCTGGTGTTGGAATGATGATCTTCATCGGAGCCATCACCTGGTTCGCCCGCCACGAAACCTCCAACGACCCGCCGCGCACGCATTACTGGCTCAAAACCGTCGTCTTCACCATTCCGTTCCTGATCCCAGT from Sulfuriroseicoccus oceanibius includes:
- a CDS encoding type II toxin-antitoxin system VapB family antitoxin, with protein sequence MRITIEIDETTLEHCQAITGESKKSPAVAKAVEEFVKRKLAAEFGSKIMESHFDYPETSEELSALDR
- a CDS encoding PIN domain-containing protein, translated to MNADTSLVLVDSCCWIEALRKDGRIEVKMAVKYLLDEYKALLCGPVEYEVLSGARKNERDELRAYFNVLPYRPSDHKIWRKAAESAWKLRDAGVKAPHNDVIIATIAAEFGYRIFSIDKHFELMAGVLGFSLYVPGYGGLYNPE
- a CDS encoding sugar O-acetyltransferase translates to MSSDSPDVTPNLDGGDFDSSTPELIAVITKARALTNQYNQHPADDADGRRAILTELLGHLGDSAYIDVPFYCDYGKNISIGDHVYIGLNCTFVDNHKITIGNNTLIASGVDIATATHPVSAKERIIDDPARTNKYRTMSAPVTIGNNCWIGANATIVPGVTIGDNTTIGAGSVVIKDIPANSLAAGNPCRVIRELE
- the purB gene encoding adenylosuccinate lyase; this translates as MIPNVLAERYATEPMKAIWSAEGRIVLEREFWIAVMKGQRDLGLDIPEEAIAAYESVKDQVDAQSIMDRERITRHDVKARIEEFCDLAGHEQIHKGMTSRDLTENVEQLQVFRSLGVIHTKVVAALARMKKHSVTWRDLFITARTHNVAAQPTTFGKRIAMFGEDLLVALEQLDHLIETYPVRGLKGAVGTQLDQLSLFDNDAEKVDQLEQRVMEHLGIKRRWTNVGQVYPRSLDTTTVSVLLALASGPSSFAKTLRLMAGHETASEGFAKGQTGSSAMPHKMNSRSCERVNGFHTILQGYLSMGAALAGDQWNEGDVSCSVVRRVMLPDAFFAIDGLLETFITILDQMDAYPAVIERENAYYLPFLMTTTIMMEAVKNGVGRETAHKAIKEHAVGTVNDLRVGKITSNDLLDRLAGDDRLGLSREQLDAILAGGQDKIGAAKAQLDTFVATVDKLVADNPNAAAYEPGAIL
- the eboE gene encoding metabolite traffic protein EboE produces the protein MHTERPLIGYCTNIHPGESWADTFANLQTKVTAVRDGVQAQADAASAFPDPYPIGLRLGADATRELMADADKRAAFRDWCERERMLLYTVNGFPYGQFHGTRIKEQVYQPDWAADERVSYTLDLFKLLIELAPDDSPQLTVSTVPASFKPHISGLTDPESHILRIRENLQHCAKELEAMSEASGIDLVLGLEPEPLGLIENATEAVGFFELLTSGLDAADRARFLRRIGITFDTCHAAIEYENAGESLDAYQAAGIRIAKIHLSNAIAFAPGDEGAIESISRFVEPTYLHQVIARKEDGSLIRSLDLPHALTDESLVADEWRVHYHIPLYAEPERPLGNTLATVHETADWLRANPGAVRHFEMETYTFDVMPEGVRPASDIEMLVNEHLWCARDFLPRATGA
- a CDS encoding UbiA family prenyltransferase; the encoded protein is MSLLRDLAHSSRLPNIPTVWSNVITGYLFGIAFCTAQTGSLAQLLPHFSWGIIALLLATGTLLYICGTFMNDGVDVEWDKQHRPERAVPSGRIPAGTMINLALVFGLGALATAFLLGKFSLILAVAIIAAILLYTAIHKRTAWGAVAMGICRALLFPMAALCGHRYLGAEINQLIHVSIAAGVGMMIFIGAITWFARHETSNDPPRTHYWLKTVVFTIPFLIPVIAIPILVPDAPFWNSTTALICGVVGILWICIAMEQGKRQGTGKFVSSALAGIPLLDAMWMPNHQPLLLIIPFALFVLSLALQKVTSAT